In Bacteroidales bacterium, the DNA window CTTCAATTAACGTGATACATATTGATACGAAAAATGAAAATACCGATAACAGGGAAAGTAAAAAGGATTTGTTAAGTAAAGGCATTTATTATTCATTGCCTAAAACGGTTGTTACTGCAAACGTTACTGTTGAAAAAACGGATAAAATAAAAGGGCCTTATGCTTCATACGCATTAAAATACCTGGGGCTTGCAAATGTGATTGAAGAAAATTCAACTTCTTATACAATAAAATCGTTGACTCTTAGCGGTAAAAGTATTCCTGATGATGAACAATATTATTTTATAGATTGCAGTAAAATCAGAAGAAAATCATTATCGCTGAACTTTGGCGAAGAAGGTATGATAACAGGTATCTGTAAAAAAAATATGGAATTGAAAAATATTTTTCCTGATACATCTGTTGCAGGTGATGACAAATATTTTAATGAACACGAATTCCTTAATTCCAATATTGCCTTAGCTTTCGATACTACCATTGAAAAGATAAACCTGGATTCCACAGTAATCACTAAAAAGAATATTAAAAAAGTTTATGTTACCAAAACTGCTGAACAAAAAGCACAGGAAGCTGCTGCTTTAATTTTGAAACTGGAAGAAGCTAAAATTGATTTGTATGCAGGTTATTCGGAAGTGAACTATTCCAAAGAAACTATTCAATATATGGTTGAAAAAATTGAAAAAATGGAAAAGGAATATATTAACTTGTTTACAGGTGCGGTAGTTAAACACACGCAAAAATATTCCTTTACATATATTCCTGTTAAAGGAAAAACGAACATTCCGCTTTTCCGTATGTCTGATAAATTTGGTATTTGCGATACTTCTGATTATAAAGGTGAGGCTGTTTATCTTGCAATTAAACCTATAGGAAATACCGATGTTCTTAAATCATTTGATGAATCGCGTGCCGATGCGAAAGAAAAAAATCATGGCATTTATTATCGTATTCCTGCCAATGCTTGTGTTTCATTAATTCAAAATGAAAAACAAATTGCATCTTCCGATATATTGATTTCGCAATTAGGAATGATTAGTGAAATGAATAACAATAATGTTAAATCGGTATTCCTTTATCCTGAGACCGGTTCAGTGAAAAAAATTATTTTGGGAAAAGGAAAACCAAAACATTTTCATCATCATTGATCTTTGTAAATTAAACTTCAGGAATAACAACATATAATGTCATCGCAGGATAATAATGTATTCAAACTTGTTATTTGTTTTTTTAAAAATGATAATCATATCCTGTACGTAATTCTTATTTGCAGTTTTATACTTTCAGCAATTTGTATTCACAAAGGCCATAACTGGGGTGGCGATTTTTCGCAATATATCGCACAGGCAATATCAATAAATAATAATTCCATAAAAGAGTTGTATGAGCAGAATAAATTCTCAATGGATCATTCTGATATATTATTAGGTCCATACATGTATCCTGTAGGGTTTCCATTGATACTTAGTGTAGTTTACTTTTTCTTTGGAATGAATTTTATTGTGATGAAATGGGTTTCTACTTTATTTTTTATTGCATCGCTTCCATTGATATATCTTATTTCTAAAAAACTTTTATGCAATGAAAAATATGCTTTATTACTTATTGCCTGTGTTGCTTTAAATAAGTTTTTCCTTGTTTTTACCGATAATGTGTTATCCGATTTTCCTTATTTGTTTTTTAGTTTGCTTGCCATATATCTGATGGAAAAGAGTAATACAGCAATGAAACAACTATTGCTTGGAGTTATTATTTTTTATGCATACATCGTAAGAGATATCGGTATTATACTTCTCCCAACGCTTTTAATTTTTCAATTGCAAAAAATAATAATTGAAAAACAATACCAGAAAAAACAATTTTGGCTTTATTCGTTACCTTATTTTGTATTTGCTGTGTTGTTTGCATTGAACCTGCTAATATTGCCATTTGGCAACGCGAAGCATTATGAAATGTTTTTAAATATAAAGTTTACAGCATCATATTTTAATTATTATACAAATCTTTTTTCCGATTATTTTTTTAATCAAACAATTTCCGTTTACTTATGGATTCCATTGTTTTTATTAATACTTACAGGAATGTTGTATAAAATTAAAAATCGGTTTCATATTTTGTTTTATGTTTTGGGAATATATTTTGTTTGCATTATGTGGCCATCGGAACAAGGTATGCGCCTGCTTTTCCCGATAATCCCTTTTGTTCTTTTTTATATGATACAAGGATTTTTATTGTTAAGCAAAACAATTAAATTTAAATATTTAAATGTTACTTTATTTGTGTTTGCATTCTTTATAGTATTGCAGGGACAACGCGATTCTGTTCGGCTTTCAAGAATAAATACAGACGATGTGAAAACTAAAGAAATGGAAAACATGTATGCTTTTATTAAACAAAACACAAATAAAGATGCAATTATAGAATTTGATAATCCAAGAATGTTAAGGCTTTTTACAGAACGAAATTCGTTTTGCTCTTCTTATAGCGATACCGTAAAAACCTATGCAGATTATGTGTTGTGTGGTAAAAATGAAAAAAATGATTCTCTTATTTTAAAAGAAATTTATTCCAATAACAGATATGTTTTTTATAAAATTATTAAATAAAGGGTTATATAAAATTCAATGTAATATCTAATATTTCCGGTCGGTTTCCTATTCTCAGCTGAGGTCCCCATGCACCATATCCATTGGAAACATAATAATACGTATTTCCTTTTTTTATATATCCATGGCTTAATTCAAAAATTGCATTAGTAATATAATTGATCGGCCAGAGTTGCCCGTGATGTGTATGTCCCGAAAGCTGAAAATCTACACCATTTTTTTCTGCATCCTCCAAATGTAAAGGTTGATGATCCATCAGGATTATTGGTAAATCTTTGTTCACATGAGCAAGAATATCTTCCAGTTTTTTTCTGTCTTTTCCGGTTTGCCAGCGTGAGTCTTTGTCATCACGTCCAACAATATAAAAAGAATTTTCAATACCAATACATTCATCGCGTAAAAGTCTTATACCAATACTTGCAATATATGCCGAACTTTTCATGATACCTCCAATGAATTCATGATTTCCTGTAACAGCATATTTGCCCAGTGGAATATCCAGTTTGCGAAAAGCTGCTCCCATGTCCAGTTCTATAACAGGTCGGGGCACTTCGTCAATAATATCTCCGACAAATAAAACCATATCAGGGTTTAGCTTTTTAATTTTATCTGCAAGAGTTTCTGTTCTTTTTCTTCCAAATAAAATTCCTAAATGTATGTCGGAAACAGCTACTACCCGAAGGCTTTTGTATTTCCCCGCTTTTTTATTGATGTCAAGATTTAATTTTCGGATAACGGGGATTCTTGCATTTATAAAACCTGCAATCTGTAAAACAACAACAATAAATACAGATGTGAAAAAAAGTATTCCTTTTGTATTGCTGCATGAAAAATATAATTTTGAAGGAAGGAAACCTATAAAGTAATCAGCAAGCCTGATAATATCGATACACAGGATGATTAGCAGGAAATATAAAATCGCACCAATCCAGAATGAACTCAGCCAGCTTACCGGGCGCGAAACCCTGAACATATGTGTACGTTCAAGAAATTTTCCGAAAGGGAACGAAAGGGATAGAACAGAAAAAATAATATTGAAAATAAATTTGCTTTT includes these proteins:
- a CDS encoding DUF4831 family protein — translated: MRIRFQVFYCAMMLMLVCSCTSSINVIHIDTKNENTDNRESKKDLLSKGIYYSLPKTVVTANVTVEKTDKIKGPYASYALKYLGLANVIEENSTSYTIKSLTLSGKSIPDDEQYYFIDCSKIRRKSLSLNFGEEGMITGICKKNMELKNIFPDTSVAGDDKYFNEHEFLNSNIALAFDTTIEKINLDSTVITKKNIKKVYVTKTAEQKAQEAAALILKLEEAKIDLYAGYSEVNYSKETIQYMVEKIEKMEKEYINLFTGAVVKHTQKYSFTYIPVKGKTNIPLFRMSDKFGICDTSDYKGEAVYLAIKPIGNTDVLKSFDESRADAKEKNHGIYYRIPANACVSLIQNEKQIASSDILISQLGMISEMNNNNVKSVFLYPETGSVKKIILGKGKPKHFHHH
- a CDS encoding phospholipid carrier-dependent glycosyltransferase gives rise to the protein MSSQDNNVFKLVICFFKNDNHILYVILICSFILSAICIHKGHNWGGDFSQYIAQAISINNNSIKELYEQNKFSMDHSDILLGPYMYPVGFPLILSVVYFFFGMNFIVMKWVSTLFFIASLPLIYLISKKLLCNEKYALLLIACVALNKFFLVFTDNVLSDFPYLFFSLLAIYLMEKSNTAMKQLLLGVIIFYAYIVRDIGIILLPTLLIFQLQKIIIEKQYQKKQFWLYSLPYFVFAVLFALNLLILPFGNAKHYEMFLNIKFTASYFNYYTNLFSDYFFNQTISVYLWIPLFLLILTGMLYKIKNRFHILFYVLGIYFVCIMWPSEQGMRLLFPIIPFVLFYMIQGFLLLSKTIKFKYLNVTLFVFAFFIVLQGQRDSVRLSRINTDDVKTKEMENMYAFIKQNTNKDAIIEFDNPRMLRLFTERNSFCSSYSDTVKTYADYVLCGKNEKNDSLILKEIYSNNRYVFYKIIK
- a CDS encoding metallophosphoesterase produces the protein MRKKAIAIFFTIFFSVYALLNFYIYERGYSCLSDDKSKFIFNIIFSVLSLSFPFGKFLERTHMFRVSRPVSWLSSFWIGAILYFLLIILCIDIIRLADYFIGFLPSKLYFSCSNTKGILFFTSVFIVVVLQIAGFINARIPVIRKLNLDINKKAGKYKSLRVVAVSDIHLGILFGRKRTETLADKIKKLNPDMVLFVGDIIDEVPRPVIELDMGAAFRKLDIPLGKYAVTGNHEFIGGIMKSSAYIASIGIRLLRDECIGIENSFYIVGRDDKDSRWQTGKDRKKLEDILAHVNKDLPIILMDHQPLHLEDAEKNGVDFQLSGHTHHGQLWPINYITNAIFELSHGYIKKGNTYYYVSNGYGAWGPQLRIGNRPEILDITLNFI